In Fodinibius salicampi, a single genomic region encodes these proteins:
- a CDS encoding aldo/keto reductase: MKHPTLENFFLMAPDSNKGSSSPTTEDTSEPGFRINDPISLGGVAAGNGFHVNSDQQINDTLEAAWEAGVRYFDTAPLYGYGLSERRFGRFLFNKDRDDFILSTKVGRLLHPDPDFSADPDDIWKGQLNFETAFDYTAEGVRRSIEDSMHRMGLSSIDVVYIHDLSPDMMGKEWTEYFEIAREGAMPELTRMREEGIIKAWGIGVNTIEPILKTIETADPDIVLSATQYSLMNHQDSLERLFPACEKNDVSVVVGAAVNAGFLAGKDRFDYGGSIPEGLLKRRERIHAIADKYDVDLRTAALQFSFAPKAVTSVVTGASKPYQIVDNVSSMDTDIPSGFWKELKEEQLISSLAPEPGNE; the protein is encoded by the coding sequence ATGAAACATCCAACTCTCGAAAATTTCTTTTTAATGGCTCCCGACTCTAATAAAGGAAGTTCATCGCCAACTACAGAAGATACATCGGAACCCGGTTTTCGCATCAATGATCCTATTAGCCTGGGTGGCGTTGCTGCCGGGAACGGCTTCCACGTGAATAGCGATCAACAAATTAACGATACCCTCGAGGCGGCCTGGGAGGCCGGAGTTCGCTATTTTGATACTGCCCCTTTATACGGATATGGCCTCAGTGAGCGCCGCTTTGGAAGGTTTTTGTTCAACAAAGACCGCGATGATTTTATCCTGTCAACCAAAGTGGGACGTCTGCTCCATCCCGATCCCGACTTCAGCGCTGATCCTGATGACATCTGGAAAGGTCAACTTAACTTCGAGACCGCCTTTGACTATACTGCCGAAGGGGTACGCCGATCCATCGAAGACAGTATGCATCGGATGGGACTTTCCAGTATTGATGTCGTTTATATACACGACCTGTCACCGGATATGATGGGTAAAGAATGGACGGAGTACTTTGAAATAGCCCGAGAAGGAGCCATGCCGGAATTAACGCGCATGCGCGAAGAGGGTATTATTAAAGCATGGGGCATCGGTGTCAATACAATCGAACCGATCTTGAAAACCATTGAAACAGCCGATCCGGATATTGTACTTTCGGCCACCCAGTACTCGCTGATGAACCACCAGGATTCACTGGAACGGCTCTTCCCGGCCTGCGAAAAGAATGATGTCTCGGTCGTAGTGGGTGCTGCGGTCAATGCAGGCTTTCTGGCCGGTAAAGATCGTTTTGATTATGGCGGTTCCATCCCGGAGGGACTCCTTAAACGAAGAGAGCGCATCCATGCTATTGCCGATAAATATGATGTGGATCTCCGTACCGCGGCCCTTCAGTTTTCCTTTGCGCCCAAAGCCGTAACTTCTGTTGTGACAGGCGCAAGCAAGCCATACCAGATTGTGGATAACGTAAGCTCTATGGATACAGATATTCCCTCCGGTTTCTGGAAAGAACTTAAGGAGGAACAGCTCATTTCATCATTGGCTCCCGAACCCGGTAATGAATAA
- a CDS encoding fasciclin domain-containing protein has product MTIVGIAGCDEQNSTGPDPDPGSDDDSISTVVSEDSTLKTFSGILVQTGLDAELESEGSFTAFAPTDSAFHKLPEGLLDDLTGEELKEILNYHLASGAMFTGDIQENEEIETNAGSSIFVRANNDIELNHKAIITEGDKETANGVIHKIDNVLLPDAYLTVFGAIEKRYSLSKFACYCTSGRTELEGVLEDETAEFTVFVPTDEAFENFEQNVDDLSDSDLREILNYHVVEQEILSDELSDGQTLTTRNGEDLMVSVSNDGTITLNGDRAVVQQADIEGKNGVVYIIDAVVDPHSGSGM; this is encoded by the coding sequence ATGACAATAGTTGGAATCGCCGGATGCGACGAACAAAACAGTACAGGCCCCGATCCTGATCCCGGCTCTGATGATGATAGTATTTCGACCGTTGTAAGCGAGGACAGTACCTTAAAGACCTTTTCAGGCATATTGGTACAAACAGGATTAGATGCCGAATTGGAATCGGAGGGATCTTTTACTGCTTTTGCACCGACCGATTCGGCTTTTCACAAGCTCCCCGAAGGATTGCTGGATGATCTTACCGGCGAGGAGCTAAAGGAGATCCTCAATTATCACCTAGCGTCAGGAGCCATGTTTACAGGCGATATCCAGGAGAACGAGGAGATAGAAACGAATGCGGGCAGTTCTATATTCGTGAGGGCCAATAATGATATAGAACTAAACCACAAGGCCATAATTACCGAAGGGGATAAAGAAACCGCAAATGGGGTAATCCATAAGATTGATAACGTACTTCTTCCGGATGCGTATCTGACCGTTTTTGGTGCGATCGAAAAGCGGTACAGCCTGTCAAAGTTCGCTTGCTACTGTACGTCCGGACGAACAGAGCTTGAGGGTGTTCTGGAAGATGAAACGGCAGAATTTACAGTGTTTGTCCCAACTGACGAGGCCTTTGAAAACTTTGAGCAAAATGTGGATGATCTTTCTGATTCTGACCTGAGGGAGATTTTAAACTACCATGTTGTGGAACAGGAGATCTTATCCGATGAGCTGAGTGACGGTCAAACGCTGACAACCCGGAATGGAGAAGACCTTATGGTATCGGTGTCGAATGATGGCACTATAACGCTCAATGGAGACCGGGCCGTAGTTCAGCAGGCAGATATCGAGGGGAAGAATGGGGTCGTCTATATTATTGATGCTGTTGTAGATCCCCACTCCGGCAGCGGAATGTAA
- a CDS encoding peptide MFS transporter encodes MANEQAGTVNSGQENDFFGHPRGLSTLFFTELWERFSYYGMRALLVLFMTAEAIGSNPGLGFSVGKATAIYGLYTFFVYVLSLPGGWVADKLWGQRKAVFVGGCIIAAGHFSMAIPTTMFFYIGLALIVIGTGLLKPNVSSMVGDLYPEGGARRDAGFSIFYMGINFGAILGPLLCGLLGEGYNWHYGFSLAGFGMILGLISYKYGYKFLGNAGDLKTGESQEVLNARSRKFYTILSVTAGAIVAFTFLMSSGVIDITLQTLAEYLGGAAVTITILFFGYIIFFGGHTRDEQKKLGVIFWLFILAALFWSGFEQAGSSLNLFAQDLTNRSIGDVAWLDGTTALIITLLIAVPVLYMVYRVINRDNLWSFAKWVVGISSVGILIFTWWLIQRIGIGWETPASTLQLINPFFIVVFAPIFGWLWTWLASRNANPSIPVKFGLGLFGLAAGFFVLSWGAVNATEANPVSPSWLIVTYFLHTCGELCLSPVGLSSMTKLAPKTRVSQMMGVWFVAAAVGNLFAGLMAGQLETLAPSSLFWSVAMIVGGGGIVALLASPYVKRLMGDVE; translated from the coding sequence ATGGCAAACGAACAAGCAGGGACGGTTAATTCTGGCCAGGAAAACGATTTTTTTGGTCACCCACGGGGACTATCAACACTATTTTTCACGGAGCTTTGGGAGCGATTCAGTTATTATGGAATGCGTGCCCTGCTGGTTCTTTTTATGACAGCAGAAGCCATTGGCAGCAATCCCGGCCTTGGCTTCAGCGTCGGAAAGGCCACAGCCATTTACGGATTATATACTTTTTTCGTGTATGTACTCTCGCTGCCGGGTGGCTGGGTTGCCGACAAATTATGGGGCCAGCGTAAGGCCGTATTTGTAGGTGGTTGTATTATCGCCGCCGGACACTTTAGCATGGCCATCCCCACCACCATGTTCTTTTATATTGGGCTAGCACTCATCGTTATTGGTACCGGCCTGCTAAAGCCCAACGTCAGTTCAATGGTTGGCGATCTTTATCCCGAAGGCGGGGCCCGCCGCGACGCCGGCTTTTCCATTTTTTATATGGGTATCAACTTCGGAGCTATCTTAGGTCCCCTGCTTTGCGGCCTTCTTGGCGAAGGATACAACTGGCATTACGGGTTTTCGCTGGCCGGATTTGGAATGATACTCGGACTTATTTCCTATAAATACGGGTATAAATTTTTGGGCAATGCCGGTGACCTTAAGACCGGTGAAAGCCAGGAAGTACTCAATGCCCGCAGCCGAAAGTTCTACACCATTCTTTCTGTCACCGCAGGTGCTATTGTTGCATTTACCTTTTTGATGAGCTCGGGCGTCATTGACATTACGCTCCAGACTTTAGCCGAATACCTGGGCGGTGCAGCCGTTACCATTACTATCCTATTTTTTGGATACATCATTTTCTTTGGCGGCCATACCAGAGACGAACAAAAAAAGCTAGGGGTTATCTTCTGGCTCTTTATTTTAGCCGCCCTCTTCTGGAGTGGTTTTGAACAGGCAGGCTCTTCGCTTAATCTCTTTGCCCAGGATCTGACCAACCGCTCGATTGGCGACGTTGCCTGGCTTGATGGAACGACCGCCCTTATCATCACCCTCCTTATTGCCGTTCCGGTACTTTATATGGTCTACCGTGTAATCAATCGTGATAATCTTTGGTCTTTTGCCAAATGGGTGGTAGGCATTTCTTCGGTAGGGATACTCATTTTTACCTGGTGGCTTATCCAGCGCATCGGTATTGGATGGGAAACACCGGCCAGCACACTGCAGCTTATTAACCCCTTTTTCATTGTCGTATTTGCCCCCATCTTTGGATGGCTATGGACCTGGCTGGCATCCAGAAATGCAAACCCCTCTATCCCGGTTAAATTTGGATTGGGGTTATTCGGACTTGCCGCCGGATTTTTCGTGCTGTCTTGGGGCGCAGTCAACGCAACCGAGGCCAACCCTGTAAGTCCATCGTGGCTGATTGTCACCTACTTCCTGCATACCTGTGGCGAGCTCTGCTTGTCACCTGTGGGACTTTCTTCCATGACCAAGCTGGCACCTAAGACGCGCGTAAGCCAGATGATGGGGGTTTGGTTTGTAGCTGCTGCCGTTGGGAATCTCTTTGCCGGACTTATGGCCGGCCAGCTTGAAACTCTGGCGCCCAGCAGTCTCTTCTGGAGCGTAGCTATGATTGTAGGCGGCGGTGGAATAGTTGCCCTGCTTGCCAGCCCCTATGTTAAGCGTCTGATGGGAGATGTGGAGTAA
- a CDS encoding DNA-binding domain-containing protein, with protein MLRYRLYDNHFTANNRNDCLARPADVSVKTREDLIESITGAGSILKSTEVNAVIDSYWSAIMEYIRRGEGYNGDYIYTLYGIRGVFNGDEDQFDPERHRVVVSVVAKKSVTGVADNVTLQKVDGQDLLPHIEKIYDWGSRTNGDILTPDGVLEVTGDNLKIYNNLEVEGCSL; from the coding sequence ATGCTGCGCTACAGACTTTACGATAATCATTTTACAGCAAATAATCGTAACGACTGCCTGGCCCGCCCAGCGGATGTATCCGTTAAAACCCGCGAAGATCTGATTGAGTCCATTACCGGTGCTGGCTCTATCCTTAAATCCACTGAAGTTAATGCCGTGATCGATAGCTACTGGTCGGCCATCATGGAATATATACGGCGCGGTGAAGGCTACAACGGAGACTATATCTATACCCTTTACGGCATCCGCGGAGTTTTTAATGGCGATGAGGATCAATTTGACCCGGAACGCCACCGGGTGGTGGTCAGCGTGGTGGCCAAAAAAAGTGTTACCGGGGTCGCCGATAACGTTACGCTTCAAAAGGTGGATGGACAGGATCTCCTCCCTCACATCGAGAAGATCTACGACTGGGGCAGCAGGACCAATGGCGATATTCTTACCCCGGACGGCGTACTGGAAGTTACAGGTGACAACCTAAAGATATATAACAACCTGGAGGTCGAAGGGTGTTCTTTGTGA
- the purU gene encoding formyltetrahydrofolate deformylase yields the protein MEKQVLHIDCPDEKGLVYRITEVLYRHGLNIVSNQEFVDTTTDHFVMRTAFEGEETPNGVLEDLRTSLPNEADIRHAEIGDRSIVIMATKEPHCLGDLLLRYSNGEIPADVQAVISNHDNLRSLSEAFDVPFHAISHEKIDRKTHEAKVEEVLEQYQPDYIVLAKYMRIFSSDFVDRYKDKIINIHHSFLPAFIGANPYQQAFERGVKIIGATAHFVTDDLDEGPIIAQDVMPVNHSYTAEEMASAGRDVEKTVLAKAVKLLLEERIFIHNGRTIVFE from the coding sequence ATGGAAAAACAGGTACTGCATATAGATTGTCCGGATGAAAAAGGATTGGTGTATAGAATAACAGAAGTACTCTACCGGCACGGACTGAATATTGTAAGTAACCAGGAATTTGTGGATACCACCACCGATCATTTTGTGATGCGGACGGCTTTTGAAGGGGAGGAAACGCCCAATGGTGTTCTGGAAGACCTTCGGACATCTTTACCTAATGAGGCAGATATCCGTCATGCGGAAATAGGTGACCGGTCGATTGTTATTATGGCGACAAAAGAACCGCACTGCCTGGGCGATTTGTTATTGCGATATAGTAATGGCGAGATTCCTGCGGATGTACAGGCTGTAATAAGTAACCATGATAACCTGAGGTCACTGTCAGAGGCTTTCGATGTTCCTTTTCACGCTATCAGCCATGAGAAAATAGACCGGAAAACGCATGAAGCAAAGGTAGAAGAGGTGCTGGAGCAGTACCAGCCTGATTATATTGTGCTGGCAAAGTATATGCGGATTTTCTCTTCGGATTTTGTAGACCGGTACAAGGACAAAATCATCAATATTCATCATTCCTTTCTTCCGGCTTTTATCGGGGCCAACCCATACCAGCAGGCCTTTGAGCGGGGCGTGAAAATTATTGGCGCCACGGCCCATTTTGTTACGGATGACCTGGACGAGGGACCTATTATCGCACAGGATGTGATGCCGGTTAACCATTCCTATACGGCTGAAGAGATGGCAAGCGCAGGGAGAGATGTAGAGAAAACGGTATTGGCCAAAGCGGTAAAGCTGCTGCTCGAAGAGCGGATTTTCATCCACAATGGTCGGACGATAGTGTTTGAATAA
- a CDS encoding LLM class flavin-dependent oxidoreductase produces the protein MNRKSLQDISYSLLDLAVITEGQSPADAIRNSRDLAQHVEDWGYTRFWMAEHHNMENIASSATSVLLGFVAEATKSIRVGSGGVMLPNHSPLVIAEQFGTLASLYPDRIDLGLGRAPGTDQTTAQAIRPDRMQQVRQFPNNVKQLQKYFSAENRNADVRAIPGEGTDVPLWILGSSTDSAHLAAALGLPYVFASHFSPQQLHAAFSVYREEFQPSEQLKEPYVMPCINVVAADTDEQAEWLSTSLKQMFMGVVTGEHKPMPPPVDDMNTVWNLREKMAVEQMLKYTFIGSKETVKDEVTEFLKETGADEVMIATYIYDHTQRLKSHRIFAEIMQEQELETS, from the coding sequence ATGAATAGAAAATCATTACAAGATATTTCCTACTCCCTGCTGGATCTGGCCGTTATTACGGAGGGACAGTCACCCGCGGATGCCATCCGTAATAGCCGCGACCTGGCTCAGCATGTTGAAGATTGGGGATACACCCGGTTCTGGATGGCCGAGCACCATAACATGGAAAACATTGCCAGTTCTGCAACCTCGGTTTTACTGGGATTTGTAGCGGAAGCCACTAAATCCATACGAGTCGGCTCGGGTGGTGTCATGTTGCCTAACCACTCGCCGCTGGTTATTGCCGAACAGTTTGGTACCCTGGCCTCCCTTTATCCAGACCGTATTGATCTTGGCTTAGGTCGTGCGCCCGGAACCGATCAAACTACAGCTCAGGCAATCCGTCCAGACCGGATGCAGCAGGTTCGCCAGTTCCCTAATAACGTGAAACAGCTCCAAAAGTATTTCTCTGCGGAGAACCGCAATGCCGACGTCCGTGCCATTCCCGGGGAGGGAACTGACGTTCCCCTGTGGATTCTGGGATCGAGTACGGACAGTGCCCACCTGGCAGCAGCACTGGGACTCCCCTACGTATTTGCAAGCCATTTTTCTCCGCAACAACTCCATGCGGCCTTCAGCGTATACCGGGAAGAGTTTCAACCCTCTGAACAACTAAAAGAACCCTATGTTATGCCCTGCATCAATGTAGTAGCAGCCGATACAGATGAACAAGCTGAATGGCTGTCGACCTCTTTAAAACAGATGTTCATGGGAGTCGTAACCGGAGAACACAAACCCATGCCTCCCCCGGTTGACGACATGAATACAGTTTGGAATCTACGTGAAAAGATGGCCGTGGAGCAAATGCTCAAGTATACCTTCATTGGCAGTAAGGAAACGGTTAAAGACGAAGTGACGGAATTTCTAAAAGAAACCGGTGCCGATGAGGTTATGATTGCTACTTATATATACGACCATACCCAGCGGCTCAAATCTCATCGGATTTTTGCGGAGATTATGCAGGAACAAGAATTAGAAACATCTTAA
- a CDS encoding short chain dehydrogenase, whose protein sequence is MKIIIVGATGTIGQKVTADLEGEHDIIKVGTQSGDIQADITKPGSVKSLFKKVGSFDALVSAAGGGHFGPLKEMDSDDFQVGLNSKLAGQANLVLTGQHYINPKGSFTLISGILSDDPVYASANLAATNGAINSFVVAAARELENDVRINAVSPGVVEDSPEFFDAFPGHRPVEMDRVVRAFRKSVLGSISGEVIEVW, encoded by the coding sequence ATGAAAATTATTATTGTAGGAGCTACGGGCACCATCGGACAAAAAGTAACGGCCGACCTTGAAGGTGAACACGACATCATTAAAGTGGGAACCCAAAGCGGTGATATACAGGCTGATATTACAAAGCCGGGTTCGGTCAAAAGCCTATTCAAGAAGGTAGGGTCTTTCGATGCTTTGGTAAGTGCAGCCGGCGGCGGACATTTCGGTCCCCTGAAGGAAATGGACAGCGATGATTTCCAGGTTGGTCTGAACAGCAAGCTCGCAGGACAAGCAAATCTCGTTTTAACCGGACAGCATTACATCAACCCCAAAGGATCGTTTACGCTCATATCTGGCATCCTTTCGGATGATCCGGTCTATGCCTCGGCGAATCTTGCCGCGACCAACGGAGCAATTAATAGCTTTGTGGTTGCTGCGGCCCGGGAGCTGGAAAATGATGTGCGCATTAATGCTGTAAGTCCGGGCGTGGTGGAAGACTCTCCCGAGTTTTTTGATGCCTTCCCGGGGCACCGACCTGTGGAAATGGACCGCGTGGTAAGGGCTTTCCGCAAAAGCGTGCTCGGATCTATCTCCGGCGAAGTGATCGAAGTCTGGTAA
- a CDS encoding DUF4469 domain-containing protein, which translates to MFFVSEFSDYEVKSPDIRTNEPKRLLLRIPEALTAGTYGLEVRTTPRNGNRLWTGIFTPELTVA; encoded by the coding sequence GTGTTCTTTGTGAGTGAATTCAGTGACTACGAGGTCAAGTCCCCGGACATTCGCACCAACGAGCCGAAGAGACTCCTCCTGCGCATTCCGGAAGCCCTTACTGCCGGCACCTACGGGTTGGAAGTAAGGACCACTCCGCGTAACGGCAACAGGCTGTGGACGGGCATATTTACTCCTGAATTAACGGTAGCGTAG
- the mnmE gene encoding tRNA uridine-5-carboxymethylaminomethyl(34) synthesis GTPase MnmE, with translation MNQQNDITQKEPITAIATPVGEGGIAVIRVSGKNAIATVNEAFKGNDLTAQDSHTVHFGKILDGEGEVVDEVLATLFHAPKSYTGEETVEISCHGGVLVTQAVLEAMLDLGIRSAEPGEFTQRAFLNGKMELSQAEAVADLIHAKSKKALDSAHQQLEGRLGEHIKQFRQQIIDATAMVELELDFAEEDVEFANKEELKELLVELDEEIDNLLATYETGRLVKHGVKTVFIGLPNAGKSTLLNTLVGKDRAIVTEIAGTTRDTIDVDWSYDGLRFILTDTAGLRETEDIVEAEGVKRSQKAFDEADLAVYLKDLSRELTSEEREDIARFQKAAGETPFVLIGTKNDIALEVEDERMDYDLKISALEGEKIEELKKLMKQRALENKEYDSSSLLVTSSRHRDALQKAQENVRSAIQALEQGMTGDFLAIDLRAALKDLGTITGEITTEDILDSIFSRFCIGK, from the coding sequence ATGAATCAACAAAACGACATCACCCAAAAAGAACCCATTACCGCCATTGCCACACCCGTGGGGGAAGGCGGTATTGCTGTTATCCGTGTTTCAGGCAAAAATGCCATTGCCACGGTTAATGAGGCTTTTAAAGGAAACGACCTCACTGCCCAGGATTCCCATACGGTTCACTTCGGAAAAATCCTGGATGGCGAAGGCGAAGTTGTGGATGAAGTACTGGCGACTCTGTTCCACGCTCCCAAATCATATACCGGCGAAGAAACGGTAGAAATATCGTGCCACGGCGGGGTACTGGTGACGCAAGCGGTACTGGAAGCGATGCTTGACCTGGGTATACGCTCGGCCGAACCGGGGGAATTCACGCAGCGCGCATTCCTGAACGGAAAGATGGAATTGAGCCAGGCCGAGGCAGTAGCCGATCTCATCCACGCCAAAAGTAAAAAAGCCCTTGATTCTGCTCATCAACAGCTGGAAGGGCGCCTCGGGGAACACATCAAGCAGTTTCGGCAGCAAATTATCGATGCCACAGCCATGGTAGAGCTGGAGCTCGATTTCGCGGAGGAAGATGTGGAATTTGCCAATAAAGAAGAGCTCAAAGAGCTGCTCGTTGAGCTGGATGAAGAAATTGACAACTTGTTGGCCACCTACGAAACGGGACGGCTGGTCAAGCACGGCGTAAAAACGGTTTTCATTGGCCTGCCCAATGCCGGCAAATCAACCCTGCTGAACACCCTGGTAGGCAAAGACCGCGCTATAGTTACGGAAATTGCCGGCACCACCCGCGATACGATCGACGTGGACTGGAGCTATGACGGGCTCCGGTTTATTCTTACGGATACGGCCGGACTACGAGAAACCGAAGATATTGTAGAAGCAGAGGGCGTCAAACGATCCCAAAAAGCATTTGATGAAGCCGACCTCGCGGTCTATCTCAAGGATTTGTCTCGTGAACTGACGTCCGAAGAGCGCGAAGATATTGCCCGCTTCCAAAAAGCGGCCGGCGAAACGCCTTTCGTGCTTATCGGTACCAAAAACGATATCGCACTGGAGGTAGAGGACGAGCGCATGGATTACGATCTGAAGATATCGGCTCTGGAAGGCGAAAAGATTGAAGAACTCAAGAAACTGATGAAACAGCGCGCCTTGGAAAACAAGGAATATGACTCTTCGAGCCTGCTGGTTACCTCCAGCCGCCACCGCGATGCCCTGCAAAAAGCCCAGGAAAATGTTCGAAGTGCTATTCAGGCCCTGGAGCAGGGAATGACCGGCGACTTCCTCGCCATTGATTTACGGGCTGCCCTCAAAGACCTGGGAACAATCACCGGAGAAATTACGACCGAAGATATCTTGGATTCCATATTCTCACGGTTTTGTATTGGTAAGTAA